The stretch of DNA ACCAAAACAATTTACTATGGCATTAGCAGGAGCTATTGTAAAAAAAAGTATCCGATGGGTCGAACAAAAAGGTCGACAGGTCAAAATTCCAAGTGTTCAACAATTGGAAACTTTGAACGGATTATTAAAAAAAGCAGAAAAAACTGCTTTTGGAAAGCATTACGACTTTGGTCGAATCCAGTCGCAGGATACCATCCAAGCCTTTCAAGAAAAGGTCCCTATTCATGATTACGACAAGATGTTTGATGAATGGTGGCACAAAAGTTTACATGGTCAATTAGATGTATGCTGGCCAGGCAAAACCAAGTATTTTGCGGTTAGTTCCGGTACTACCGGAGCTGCCACCAAATATATCCCCGTCACCCACGAGATGTTAAAGGCGATGCAATTGGTCGCCTGGCGAATGTTCACTTGCCTGCCGAAGTATGATGTCCCCTCCCACATTTTCACCAAGGACTGGCTAATGATTGGCGGTACGGCCTCGCTCAATTTTAACGGTCATTGCCAAACAGGTGATTTAAGTGGTATCCTGGCTAAACAGCCGCCCATCTGGCTGCGCAAATTTTACAAACCTGGTCCTAAAGCTGCCAAAATAACGACCTGGGAGGAGAGGCTTGACTATATTGCAAAAAATGCCCATCATTGGGACATAGGCATTGTCACCGGCACGCCTTCCTGGATCCAACTCACCCTGGAAAAAATAATTGAGTACCAACATTTGGATAACATCCATCAGATCTGGCCCAATTTTGGCGTTTATGTGACCGGCGGTATTGCTTTTGAACCTTATCGGAAAAGCTTTGAAAAGTTGGTCGCCCAAGTACCTATTTACCAGGATTCTTATCTGGCTTCTGAAGGATTCCTGGGTTACCAACAGCGTCCAGGCACCAACGCCAAACACTTGTCGATAAACAATGGAATTTTCTTTGAATTCGTTCCGTTTAATGATGCTCATTTCGATGAAAATGGAAACATTAAACCGGACGCAAAGGCACTGACGATTGAACAGGTAGAAGAAGGGGTGGATTATGCCTTGCTGCTCTCTACTTGCGCCGGGGCTTGGCGCTATTTGATAGGAGATACGGTTCGATTTACAAATAAAGCCTTGTGTGAAATTATCATCACTGGCCGTACCAAACATTTTCTTAGCATATGTGGGGAGCACCTATCGGTGGATAACATGAACCAGGCCATTAGTCATGTAGAAAATGAATTAAATATAGAGATCCTTGAGTTTATTGTTGGTGCCGTCAAATCGGGTTCTCATTTTGCCCATCGCTGGTATGTGGGTACCAAGGAGCCGACTGATGAACAACGGCTGAAGTTTTTGCTAGACGAACATTTAAAAAAGGTAAACGATGATTATGCCGTAGAGCGCAGTGCCATGCTGGGCGACCTTGAACTTGAGGTCATTCCCCTTCAGTGGTTTTATGATTGGCAAAGTGCTACTGGCCGGCTAAATGGTCAAAGTAAGATACCGAGAGTGATGAAGGGGGAAGCATTTGAATCCTGGGAAAGCTTTGTTCGGCAAAAACAGAGGGGTGGGGCTTGAGTTTTTTTTGGACGCGGAGGTATTGGAGGGTTGTAAGTTACGAGGAAGTTGCAGGGGAGGTTTTAAGTCGTAAGTCGCGGGGGGCTGGCGGGGGAAAGTTGTAAGTTGGTGTGGCGACACAGCGACACAGGAGACATTGATATTGTCATTGATTTTGACATTGTCATTGATTTTGACATTGTCATTGTCATTGTCATTGACCTTGATATTGTCATTGAAGCCGCAGCGATGTAGCTGGAGCTACAGGCAGTCTTGGAAGTGGCAAGTTCACGAGCTGGAGCTCGTTCACGAACGGCTTAGGAGGACAACGGCGTGGCGGCGCGGCGGCGCAGGAGGCATAGCAGTCAAGGGGTGATTAAACGTAGCTTTTTCCTAGCTGAATCACCCCTTGACTGCCGCAGCGACACAGGAGCCATTTTCATTTTGATTTTCATTGCCATTTTGATTGAAATTCCTATTCAGTCAGCCATCAGGTATTTGCTTTAATTTGATCCAAATAAATAGGCTTGTTTTGGTCAACGGAGCGTTTGATGGCGATCATCCCTTTTGCCACTTCCAGTCCCTCTAAAATACTGGTGCCTTTTGGGGTAACCTGATGAAGGATGACATCCGCAAAATGTTCCAGCTGTCGGCGGTAGGAAAAGCCGTCGGCGCCCAAGGGGCGATAGTATTGCTGTTCAGCTTCCAGGAAACATTCTACGTCGCTGCTTTTGTAGAACCAAGGGTTGTAAGTTTTGGCAAATACGCTCCCATGCTCGCCATACACCTGAAAACCTTCGTGCCAATCGCCCCGAAGTTTAATGGTCAGGTCCAAATGGCCAATTGCTCCATTTTCGAATTCCACATCGACAAACCAGCAGTAGGCATTAAATTTTTGTCGAAGTTTGGCCGAAAGGCAACCGATAGGCCCGCCCAAAAAATAGGCCGTATCCAACAAATGACTCCCATGGGCCATCATGTAATAACGTTCCAAATCCGCTTTTTCATCGACCTTAGGCTTAAGGGCCATTTGGCTTTTGATGGGCAGGGGCTGCACGTTATCGGTCATGGTATAGCGATGAGTATTGTCACCATACCAGGCTTTTAGGGCTAATAGCTCACCCAGTTTTTCCTTGACAAAAGTTTGCGCATATTCGATGCCAGCATCAAAGCGTTTCATGTGTCCCACCTGCACCACTACCCCACTTTTGCGCGCAGCAGCTTCCAAAACCAAACAAGCTTCGATATCATGACTAAGCGGTTTTTCCACCAAAACGTGTTTGCCAGCCTGAACAGCCTTCAAGGATAAGGGAACATGAAAGGCGTCCGAGGTGGCGATGATCACGGCCTCCAATTCGGGGTCCGCCAACATTTGATCAAAATCTAAAAATGCCTTGGCTGGCTGCCAAATGGCTTGCATGCGTTGCAACAGGTCCGCGGCAGCATCACAGATAGCATAAAGTTCCACATTCTTTGCCTTTTGGCAAGACTCGAAATGGGCGAATTGGGCAATGGGGCCACAGCCTAAAATGCCTACTTTTAAGGTTGGGTGTTCCTTGCTCATTTAATACTAATTGTTTGGCTTTCCCCTGCATAAACGCCCTGTGGCAAATCGATGATGAACAAGGTACTGTTTTGCGCTTTATTCGGGAAGGTGACAAAATGATCTCCTTTCAGATCGTAATGGCCAGTTATAGTAACCATAACTTTATCCAATTTGCGGGAGGGATCGGCCACGCTCATTTCGTGGAGGCTATTCCCTTGCATTTTCAACATCAGCATGCCCTGGCTGGCCATGTTGAGTGTCATGCCCTGGGAGAAAGTGATGGAACCTGCTTTATAAAAGGCCAATTGGCAAATACCCAGTTTGTTATGCTTTACAGCTTGTAAATCCGCAGTATTGGAAAGGATCTCAATGCCCCGGTTATCCCCGCTAGATTGCCTCAATGTTTGCGCGCTGATATTCGGCACGACAATGTATTGGTACGAACCACTATCCGGACTCACCCCATGGTCCAGGTACAGATTAAATACGTCCATGCTCACCAGCTCCTTCGAAATGTTTTTCTGGTCGGTAATATCGGACCAGCGCCCATCCTGCTGTTGATTGGATACCTTAACCGTTGTTGGCTCCGGAAACAAGTAACCGATGTTATCCTGGTGAACCCACTTTACCTGCTGCAATTCGTGACGACCATCGGGGAGTTGCTTCACCTCTCCATTTTGCATAATGTTTACTTCACTTCGCATCAACACCTGATTGATCGTAGTGACCACAGGCAGCCTGGGCCGAGATTGGATAGCAGTGCCCAAACAGACATACTCCTCGTCAAAGAAAAACCACGATTTTTTAGCTTTTACGCCATCATGAGGGCTCCTGAAGTCGAAGGCAACCGCGCCGTAAAGGCCATCGGTCACCGCTCCCACAAAGTCCGTCAGACCGTCCAACTGAATTTGATCAGGTCCAGGTAGTTGAGGTTTCTGCATGATGGTAGTACCGGATATTTTCTGCCAATCGTAAACCGGCCAGATATTGTGGTATTCATCTCCTTTGAGCATGACATAATTGGTTCCATCAGCGCGGTGGTGGGTGGTTTTTCCAGGGCCGTTATAAGGTTCTTCCATGTTGCGGTTTCTGGTGGAAAACATTCGTACAGTGGTGTAGAAATTCGGCCTTTGAAATACAAAATGCTCTGTTTGCCAGAAGAATTTGCAAAAAGAGGTACTTGGTTTTGCTTCCCCCTTACGCAGTTTGACAATTTCTTCTAATTCCTTTTTTCGATAATCGGTACTGAATAGAAGTCTTTCAATTTCGACAATACCCTGGGGTTGGAATTCAGTTTTATTGGAAATACTCCTATTCTTCACACTAATATCGATGTAAATGCCATAGACCATTTGCTTATAGATGCCATCCAGGTAATAATCCACCAGGTGATTGATCTTTTCTACGGAAAAAGCATACTTGGTATTCGCTACATAAAAGGACCATTCGCCAAAAGCATTGGCATATTTGCCGTAGCCATAGGAAGTCGTATTGTTGACCCGGTCTACCCTGTGGTGAAAGCTGTAATCGTGCTGCATTCCGCGCTTGCCGGTGCTAAACTTCACTTCCCCTTCGATCAGCCGGATGATGTCATTAAATTGCTCACGATCTCCCTTAAACAGTAGGTTTTTGGCTAGAATACCCGCTATGACAATCCGATCGCCGCTCGGCCGAGCGCCGGAAGCATTCATGTGTGCCCTGCCGATGATGGGTTGGGCCTTTTCGACCAAGGCAGGGGGTAGGTCATCGCCGATGACCAGCATCAGGTTGACCAGGTTGGTCGGCGTAGAGATTTGATTATCATGCCAGTTATCGCCAAAGAAGTCATGGTCTACCCAATACGTCAAAGACCTAACGATCGCCTCTTTTAGTTTTTGGTCTTGGTAAAACTGAGATCCCTTCTTTGTATAGGCCTGCGCTAGGTAGACCAGGTCCCCAGTATGCCTGCGATGTGGAAAACCGGCTGTCCGGCTCAGGTCTTCGTAATTAATATCCCCAAAACTTCCGTCCGCTTTCATCCGGCTGAGGATAGCCTCTACCCTACCCCCTTCGATGGTTGTGGCCATTAGTTCGGTTACCACTCTTTGTTTTATTATGTCAAAATCATCCACTTGGCTATGGATGTGGGAAGACAACAAAAAAGCGATGGAGAATAACAAAAGGGTTTTGTCCAATGGTGTCATGTGGTTGGTTTTTCTAGTAAAAGGAAAGTATGCAGCACTTATTGAACCCTGTTTGCAACAATTTCTGGGCAAAAGTGTTTTTCAATCGACCTTAATGGTAAAACTAATACATATAGCAGTAAAACCATCCTATCTGTCCATGAAAAAAATATTACTGAGTTTTGTTTGCCTCTTTTGTTTTTCACAAGCTTATTCCCAAGACAGTGAGCAAGGCAATTGGCTCATTTATATTGGCAGCAAAAAGATCGATGAGCAATGGAATTGGCATCACGAAATCCAGTATCGTAACTATAATTTTATTGGCGATCTGGAGCAACTCCTCATTCGAACCGGCATAGGCTACAATCTCTCCCCAAAAAACAATAACCTGCTCCTCGGTTATGGCTTTATTCAATCTGAGCCATACATAGCAGGAACAGATGAAAAAGCGCGAGTGATAGAACATCGGATTTTCCAACAGTTCATCACCAAACAAACTTTTGGCCGATTTTCCTTACAGCACCGATACCGTATCGAAGAACGATTTATTGAAGATGATTTCAAGCTGCGCTTCCGCTACTTTTTAGCTTTCAATATAGCCTTGAATAAGCCGGAGATGGGACCTAAAACATGGTACCTTTCGGCCTATAACGAGTTGTTTATCAATGGCCAGGCAGCCGTTTTTGACCGAAATCGCATTTATGGCGCCTTAGGTTACCAAATCAATAGCCAAATCAAGGCAGAATTGGGATATATGTCCCAAGTGTATGAGAAAAATAGCCGGGAACAATTACAAATGGTCGTTTTTGCTAATTTTTAAAACCTAAATCGTAATGAAAGAATATAAGTTAGAGTCATTGGTTTATTACACCAAACTCACCCTTGACAAGGAACATATCCTCAAGAATTCCACGAAAGATATTCAAGAAAAACTAGATGAAAAAGCCAAAGAGGGATGGCGTTTAGTCTCAACAGATGCCACAGATTTTGGCTATGCTGTTTATTTCTACCTCTATTTTGAGCGAGAAAGGTAAGGAAATATCCGCCATAGAATGACAACAAATAGATAAAAATGGGTGTTTAACTTACTGGACTTTTGACATTCGATGTTATGAAGGTGGAAATCGGAAGGCGGAAAGGCTCAGGAGCGCAATTTTCCCACTTCCCACTTCC from Saprospiraceae bacterium encodes:
- a CDS encoding DUF4177 domain-containing protein, producing MKEYKLESLVYYTKLTLDKEHILKNSTKDIQEKLDEKAKEGWRLVSTDATDFGYAVYFYLYFERER
- a CDS encoding GH3 auxin-responsive promoter family protein → MALAGAIVKKSIRWVEQKGRQVKIPSVQQLETLNGLLKKAEKTAFGKHYDFGRIQSQDTIQAFQEKVPIHDYDKMFDEWWHKSLHGQLDVCWPGKTKYFAVSSGTTGAATKYIPVTHEMLKAMQLVAWRMFTCLPKYDVPSHIFTKDWLMIGGTASLNFNGHCQTGDLSGILAKQPPIWLRKFYKPGPKAAKITTWEERLDYIAKNAHHWDIGIVTGTPSWIQLTLEKIIEYQHLDNIHQIWPNFGVYVTGGIAFEPYRKSFEKLVAQVPIYQDSYLASEGFLGYQQRPGTNAKHLSINNGIFFEFVPFNDAHFDENGNIKPDAKALTIEQVEEGVDYALLLSTCAGAWRYLIGDTVRFTNKALCEIIITGRTKHFLSICGEHLSVDNMNQAISHVENELNIEILEFIVGAVKSGSHFAHRWYVGTKEPTDEQRLKFLLDEHLKKVNDDYAVERSAMLGDLELEVIPLQWFYDWQSATGRLNGQSKIPRVMKGEAFESWESFVRQKQRGGA
- a CDS encoding DUF2490 domain-containing protein gives rise to the protein MKKILLSFVCLFCFSQAYSQDSEQGNWLIYIGSKKIDEQWNWHHEIQYRNYNFIGDLEQLLIRTGIGYNLSPKNNNLLLGYGFIQSEPYIAGTDEKARVIEHRIFQQFITKQTFGRFSLQHRYRIEERFIEDDFKLRFRYFLAFNIALNKPEMGPKTWYLSAYNELFINGQAAVFDRNRIYGALGYQINSQIKAELGYMSQVYEKNSREQLQMVVFANF
- a CDS encoding Gfo/Idh/MocA family oxidoreductase, whose translation is MSKEHPTLKVGILGCGPIAQFAHFESCQKAKNVELYAICDAAADLLQRMQAIWQPAKAFLDFDQMLADPELEAVIIATSDAFHVPLSLKAVQAGKHVLVEKPLSHDIEACLVLEAAARKSGVVVQVGHMKRFDAGIEYAQTFVKEKLGELLALKAWYGDNTHRYTMTDNVQPLPIKSQMALKPKVDEKADLERYYMMAHGSHLLDTAYFLGGPIGCLSAKLRQKFNAYCWFVDVEFENGAIGHLDLTIKLRGDWHEGFQVYGEHGSVFAKTYNPWFYKSSDVECFLEAEQQYYRPLGADGFSYRRQLEHFADVILHQVTPKGTSILEGLEVAKGMIAIKRSVDQNKPIYLDQIKANT
- a CDS encoding polysaccharide lyase family 8 super-sandwich domain-containing protein, which codes for MTPLDKTLLLFSIAFLLSSHIHSQVDDFDIIKQRVVTELMATTIEGGRVEAILSRMKADGSFGDINYEDLSRTAGFPHRRHTGDLVYLAQAYTKKGSQFYQDQKLKEAIVRSLTYWVDHDFFGDNWHDNQISTPTNLVNLMLVIGDDLPPALVEKAQPIIGRAHMNASGARPSGDRIVIAGILAKNLLFKGDREQFNDIIRLIEGEVKFSTGKRGMQHDYSFHHRVDRVNNTTSYGYGKYANAFGEWSFYVANTKYAFSVEKINHLVDYYLDGIYKQMVYGIYIDISVKNRSISNKTEFQPQGIVEIERLLFSTDYRKKELEEIVKLRKGEAKPSTSFCKFFWQTEHFVFQRPNFYTTVRMFSTRNRNMEEPYNGPGKTTHHRADGTNYVMLKGDEYHNIWPVYDWQKISGTTIMQKPQLPGPDQIQLDGLTDFVGAVTDGLYGAVAFDFRSPHDGVKAKKSWFFFDEEYVCLGTAIQSRPRLPVVTTINQVLMRSEVNIMQNGEVKQLPDGRHELQQVKWVHQDNIGYLFPEPTTVKVSNQQQDGRWSDITDQKNISKELVSMDVFNLYLDHGVSPDSGSYQYIVVPNISAQTLRQSSGDNRGIEILSNTADLQAVKHNKLGICQLAFYKAGSITFSQGMTLNMASQGMLMLKMQGNSLHEMSVADPSRKLDKVMVTITGHYDLKGDHFVTFPNKAQNSTLFIIDLPQGVYAGESQTISIK